A genomic region of Aureibacillus halotolerans contains the following coding sequences:
- a CDS encoding transglutaminase family protein translates to MEYEIIHQNLFYYEKPVVQSFNTLRLKPRADECQRLMSYQNDVHPLPLRKEHVDVWGNNIETIFIAEPHSELAIKSTSLVSVQRSPFIQGLTYSTEMKDIFQSDTFAKQYVMFLGNTAYTTLNVSQIQEALREIGPVDDPISFSLRTMAYLHETIVYTPGSTNVQTTAAEAFAMRQGVCQDITHVMLSILRSQSIPSRYVSGYLYVEENSSFVGDVASHAWVEVMVPGIGWVGLDPTNNVEVLMNHVRIGSARDYSDVSPVEGVYQGGNQTLEVHVQVIALDSTERGQ, encoded by the coding sequence ATGGAGTATGAAATTATTCATCAAAATCTTTTCTATTATGAAAAACCAGTCGTTCAAAGTTTCAATACCCTCCGCCTTAAACCGCGTGCTGATGAATGCCAACGTCTCATGTCCTATCAAAATGACGTTCATCCTTTGCCTTTGCGTAAAGAGCATGTTGATGTCTGGGGCAATAACATTGAAACAATTTTTATTGCCGAACCTCATAGCGAACTAGCCATTAAATCGACGTCGCTCGTTTCCGTGCAAAGAAGCCCCTTTATTCAAGGCTTAACCTATTCAACGGAGATGAAAGACATCTTTCAATCGGACACGTTCGCTAAACAATATGTTATGTTTCTGGGGAACACCGCCTATACAACGCTGAATGTATCACAGATCCAAGAAGCATTGAGGGAGATTGGTCCTGTTGACGACCCTATCTCCTTCTCGTTACGAACAATGGCTTATCTGCATGAAACGATTGTCTATACGCCCGGATCGACCAACGTTCAAACAACAGCAGCTGAAGCATTCGCTATGCGACAAGGGGTCTGTCAAGACATTACACACGTGATGCTCAGCATCCTTCGTTCACAATCGATTCCTTCTCGTTATGTTAGCGGCTACTTATACGTTGAGGAGAATTCTTCATTTGTTGGCGATGTTGCCAGTCACGCTTGGGTTGAAGTCATGGTTCCAGGAATCGGCTGGGTTGGTCTTGACCCGACAAACAACGTGGAGGTGCTAATGAACCACGTGCGTATTGGCTCAGCTCGTGATTATAGTGACGTCAGTCCAGTCGAAGGCGTGTATCAAGGAGGCAACCAGACGCTGGAAGTGCATGTTCAGGTCATTGCCCTTGATTCGACTGAGCGAGGACAATAA
- a CDS encoding response regulator transcription factor, with protein MKRIVVAEDQQLLRGALTALLQLEDDMCVVGETDNGIEGLEMITALTPDICVLDIEMPRMSGLEVAEQIRKNKLPTKIIIVTTFMKQGYVKKAMDTNVDGYLLKDEPIDVLVQAIRQVAKGSKYVSQDMTASLFAREENPLTSREQDVLRNVKLGYSTTDIAKQLYLSKGTVRNYLSSSMQKLGTTSRHQACLVAEEKGWMD; from the coding sequence ATAAAACGGATTGTTGTTGCAGAAGATCAGCAGTTGCTGCGAGGAGCACTCACCGCCCTTCTTCAACTTGAAGATGATATGTGTGTCGTAGGGGAAACCGATAACGGCATTGAGGGGCTCGAAATGATTACAGCATTAACACCGGATATTTGTGTTCTTGACATTGAAATGCCTAGAATGTCTGGCCTTGAAGTAGCTGAACAAATTAGGAAAAATAAACTCCCGACGAAGATCATCATTGTGACAACCTTTATGAAACAAGGATATGTTAAAAAAGCCATGGATACGAATGTTGACGGCTATTTACTAAAGGATGAACCCATTGATGTCCTTGTTCAAGCCATTCGTCAGGTCGCGAAAGGCAGTAAATATGTTAGCCAAGACATGACCGCTTCACTTTTCGCACGTGAAGAAAACCCCCTTACATCTCGGGAGCAGGATGTGTTACGCAATGTGAAACTTGGCTATTCCACTACAGATATCGCCAAGCAACTGTATCTGTCGAAAGGGACCGTTCGAAACTATCTCTCCTCTTCCATGCAAAAGCTCGGCACCACTTCTAGACATCAAGCCTGCCTCGTTGCTGAAGAAAAAGGCTGGATGGACTAA
- a CDS encoding DUF418 domain-containing protein, with protein sequence METTQKRLVLLDILRGFAILGTLATNIWIFAYLGDLAYGTTYESPPWWTSLEDFLRLLVLFLVSGKFLSMLAILFGVGLELKYSQARRNERKWPGIYLWLSLLLFLEGFLHYTLVMEYDILMNYAIVAVIVAFIVRNGDKAIKRCMYIFGGIHAAIMLVLTASSVGLFFTGGSISIGDMSGVVQLYQNGNWFEQILYRLDQFLVLRIEIIFVLPMNIFLFLLGVRLMRANAFASDENGRRIRRRMMKIGFLVGVPTSLLLFVHGGYFDLSVRYFFSPFLALGYMGLIAWIADRFAPRFMQGVALIGRMALSCYIAQNVLASILFYGWGFGLGGSLHAGAVIGIFIGFCLLQLLFATLWLNYFSLGPIESVRRKLGELPERKR encoded by the coding sequence ATGGAAACGACACAAAAACGCTTAGTGTTGCTCGACATCTTAAGAGGCTTTGCCATTCTCGGGACGCTTGCGACAAATATATGGATTTTTGCCTATCTTGGCGATTTGGCATATGGGACAACGTATGAAAGCCCCCCTTGGTGGACCTCCCTAGAGGATTTCCTTCGATTGCTTGTTCTGTTTCTAGTGAGTGGAAAATTTTTAAGTATGCTCGCTATTTTATTTGGTGTTGGTTTAGAGTTAAAATATTCTCAGGCGCGCCGGAACGAGCGCAAGTGGCCTGGTATTTATCTTTGGCTCTCACTGCTGCTCTTTCTTGAGGGCTTCCTGCACTACACGCTCGTCATGGAATATGACATCCTCATGAACTACGCCATCGTTGCGGTCATTGTGGCATTTATTGTGCGCAATGGGGACAAAGCGATCAAGCGCTGTATGTACATTTTCGGAGGGATTCATGCCGCTATAATGCTCGTGCTCACGGCTAGTAGTGTCGGGTTGTTTTTTACGGGTGGCTCCATATCGATCGGTGATATGAGCGGCGTTGTGCAGTTGTATCAAAATGGGAACTGGTTTGAACAAATCCTATACCGACTTGATCAATTTTTGGTGTTACGAATAGAAATCATCTTTGTTTTGCCAATGAACATCTTTTTGTTCCTCCTTGGTGTCAGACTCATGCGTGCAAATGCGTTCGCAAGTGATGAAAATGGGCGGCGCATTCGTCGCAGAATGATGAAGATTGGCTTTCTAGTTGGGGTTCCAACGAGCTTGTTATTGTTTGTTCATGGAGGTTACTTTGATCTTAGCGTGCGTTATTTCTTTAGTCCGTTCTTAGCGCTTGGCTACATGGGGCTTATTGCGTGGATTGCAGATCGGTTTGCCCCTCGATTCATGCAAGGAGTGGCATTGATCGGCAGAATGGCGTTAAGCTGTTATATTGCGCAAAATGTGCTTGCATCGATCCTGTTTTACGGTTGGGGTTTTGGATTAGGTGGGTCGCTGCATGCAGGAGCGGTTATTGGCATATTTATCGGTTTCTGTCTCCTTCAACTACTGTTTGCAACACTTTGGCTAAACTACTTTTCGCTTGGACCAATAGAGTCGGTTCGTCGGAAATTGGGGGAATTGCCTGAAAGAAAGAGGTGA
- a CDS encoding sensor histidine kinase, whose translation MPWKLYPRDQMNHLLFFDLVVCLFLAFQIFYYPSPYHPLLKIASYLLLLISFYTMLWQRDWRLVLGGIGFLGVLAAYSIGPNPFFLNYAFVPADLFGRTRKKWVTVSGIVFILLTHMIVFQFNEGNPFGFIDSFHLPVLILQMIYPVLIFSRRQAKQLKRELTDVTEENRRLIQEQERQRIARDLHDTLGQTMTIIKMKSELSTRYIDKNPEKAKAELADVIQASRSGLTQLRELVASMTYVSLPKEFDSGQELLHTAGIQLYLKHPFPITPKLHPVTETMLALSLRESLTNVIKHSQATSCRVTIVDHSEAISMTIMDNGRGQTEASMTSGTGLLSIRERMTLISGTVHYETKPTGFMLRVTVPKME comes from the coding sequence TTGCCATGGAAGCTGTATCCTAGAGATCAGATGAACCACCTGCTGTTTTTTGATTTGGTGGTTTGTCTCTTTTTGGCTTTTCAGATCTTTTATTACCCCTCTCCCTACCATCCGTTATTGAAGATTGCTTCCTATCTTCTTTTGCTCATTAGCTTTTATACGATGCTTTGGCAGCGTGATTGGCGACTCGTTCTTGGTGGAATTGGTTTTCTTGGGGTTCTTGCTGCTTATAGTATTGGTCCAAATCCTTTCTTTCTCAATTATGCATTCGTTCCAGCAGACCTTTTTGGCCGAACCCGGAAGAAATGGGTCACCGTTTCTGGTATTGTCTTCATCTTGTTAACGCATATGATCGTCTTTCAATTTAATGAAGGCAACCCTTTTGGCTTTATTGATTCATTTCACCTCCCTGTACTCATTCTACAGATGATTTATCCTGTTCTTATTTTTTCAAGACGACAAGCAAAACAATTAAAACGAGAGCTTACGGATGTCACGGAAGAAAACAGGCGTCTAATTCAGGAACAGGAACGTCAGCGAATTGCCCGTGATCTTCACGATACCCTTGGTCAAACGATGACGATCATTAAGATGAAAAGCGAACTATCCACCCGCTATATTGACAAAAATCCAGAAAAGGCAAAAGCAGAGCTGGCTGATGTTATTCAGGCTTCTCGATCAGGTCTAACACAACTCCGGGAGCTTGTCGCTTCAATGACTTACGTGTCTCTGCCAAAAGAATTTGATTCAGGGCAGGAGTTGCTTCATACAGCAGGCATCCAGCTTTACCTCAAGCATCCATTCCCCATAACGCCAAAGCTCCACCCAGTGACGGAAACGATGCTAGCTCTTTCGTTGCGCGAAAGCCTGACGAATGTCATTAAACACAGTCAAGCAACATCTTGTAGAGTCACCATCGTTGATCATTCAGAAGCGATATCGATGACCATAATGGACAACGGACGCGGGCAAACAGAAGCCTCAATGACCTCTGGAACGGGATTGTTGTCCATTAGGGAGAGAATGACCCTTATCTCTGGTACAGTGCATTATGAAACGAAGCCAACAGGGTTTATGCTGCGCGTCACTGTGCCGAAAATGGAATAA
- a CDS encoding alpha-E domain-containing protein: MLSRTAELLYWTARNVERASNNARVLEVKIHEDPSLQTSENWESYVQISTSPEEAEALKVNGQFDEEAVYTYLTTSMENTSSIFQCIQIARENTRRTRDLLPGDYWRIINEGYLSIRYSDEGLSQRTNLLGKLRDIRLIGYASQGILESNLARTEAYDLMAFGTWIERAEHTLRILHTIQERKERGALSNDEAYQLIMVLAGAREACSHQLLSMSNMDDLLQFLTFGENYPRSVKCCLDRAKAALDQLEHQKITVFTGRLRGHLRQLETSVQTQENTHFFHQSAIKVM; encoded by the coding sequence ATGTTATCGAGAACGGCTGAGCTTTTGTATTGGACTGCACGAAACGTCGAAAGAGCCTCAAACAATGCAAGGGTTCTTGAAGTGAAAATACATGAAGACCCTTCTCTGCAAACATCCGAAAATTGGGAAAGCTATGTGCAGATCTCTACCTCGCCAGAAGAAGCAGAGGCTTTGAAGGTCAATGGGCAATTTGATGAAGAGGCTGTCTACACGTATTTAACCACTTCTATGGAAAACACCAGTTCAATTTTCCAATGCATTCAAATTGCACGCGAAAATACACGGCGCACCCGTGACCTTCTCCCTGGTGATTATTGGCGCATTATTAACGAAGGGTATTTATCAATTCGCTATTCTGACGAAGGCCTTTCTCAACGTACCAACCTGTTAGGAAAGCTACGAGATATTCGCCTTATCGGTTACGCTTCCCAAGGGATTTTGGAGTCCAATTTAGCGCGTACAGAAGCCTATGACCTGATGGCGTTTGGTACGTGGATTGAACGAGCAGAGCATACCTTGAGGATTCTCCATACCATACAGGAACGCAAGGAACGTGGTGCCCTGTCTAATGACGAAGCTTACCAGTTGATTATGGTACTGGCTGGAGCACGAGAAGCATGTTCCCATCAACTGCTGTCGATGTCTAATATGGATGACCTTCTTCAATTCTTGACCTTTGGAGAAAACTATCCGCGCTCTGTGAAGTGTTGCCTAGACAGAGCAAAAGCAGCACTTGATCAATTGGAGCACCAAAAAATCACTGTGTTTACGGGACGATTACGTGGGCACCTTAGACAGTTAGAAACGTCTGTTCAAACTCAGGAGAACACCCATTTTTTTCACCAAAGCGCTATAAAGGTCATGTAG
- a CDS encoding class I SAM-dependent methyltransferase has product MKERVIQAFDKLAGSYQNDVDKKNAYNIAYERPAMMNEIAMDLSGKSVLDAGCAAGWYTEQCLERGAEVTAIDITPAMVMATKQRIGEKATVLEVDLSEPLPFADHSFDLISSSLTLHYIEDWSTVFQELQRVLAPGGTFLFSVHHPMMDVTLSPSGDYFATEYIVDNWKKGKDTVEVTFYRRSMQDIINATTDCFCLDRLIEPRPIEAFAEYNAANYERLLHQPHFLIVKAKNVKKGL; this is encoded by the coding sequence ATGAAAGAGCGTGTGATTCAAGCGTTCGACAAGCTGGCTGGTTCTTATCAAAACGATGTGGACAAGAAAAATGCCTACAATATCGCGTATGAACGACCGGCAATGATGAATGAGATTGCCATGGATTTATCCGGCAAATCAGTGCTTGATGCAGGCTGTGCGGCAGGCTGGTATACCGAGCAGTGTCTTGAACGAGGAGCAGAGGTGACGGCGATAGATATCACTCCGGCCATGGTGATGGCGACGAAGCAACGGATTGGCGAGAAAGCCACTGTTTTAGAGGTGGATTTGAGTGAGCCGCTGCCATTTGCCGACCATTCATTCGATCTCATTAGTTCTTCGCTGACGCTTCATTATATTGAAGATTGGTCAACTGTATTTCAAGAGCTACAGCGCGTATTAGCACCAGGTGGCACTTTTTTGTTTTCCGTTCATCATCCAATGATGGACGTTACACTTTCACCAAGCGGTGATTACTTTGCGACGGAGTATATCGTAGACAACTGGAAAAAAGGCAAAGACACTGTGGAGGTCACCTTTTACCGCCGCTCGATGCAAGACATCATCAATGCCACAACGGACTGTTTTTGCCTTGATCGCCTCATTGAACCACGACCGATCGAAGCATTTGCTGAGTATAATGCCGCCAATTATGAACGCTTGCTGCATCAACCTCATTTTTTAATTGTGAAGGCGAAGAATGTGAAAAAAGGCCTTTAA
- a CDS encoding exo-beta-N-acetylmuramidase NamZ domain-containing protein gives MGLIEGTNLSEGRGTTRPFEFIGAPFINGVQLATRLNAIDLPGVLARPVFFKPAFQKHEGILCEGIQLHVVSRSLCQPVKTGLKLIEAVAELYPDELSFNEDNESKSSFFDQLVGDRTVKERIREGQIDDWIESWELPLQQFSALVTPYLLYGDKVTTR, from the coding sequence GTGGGTCTCATTGAGGGGACGAATCTTTCTGAAGGACGTGGCACTACACGTCCTTTTGAGTTTATCGGAGCGCCATTCATCAATGGTGTTCAGCTGGCAACGCGATTGAATGCAATCGACCTCCCTGGTGTGCTGGCGAGACCAGTGTTTTTTAAGCCGGCCTTTCAAAAGCATGAAGGGATTCTTTGTGAGGGGATTCAGCTTCATGTGGTGAGTCGGTCTTTATGTCAGCCGGTAAAAACAGGGCTGAAGCTCATTGAAGCAGTTGCCGAGCTGTATCCAGATGAGCTATCCTTTAATGAAGATAATGAAAGCAAATCGTCCTTTTTTGATCAGCTCGTTGGAGATCGAACGGTCAAAGAGAGAATCAGAGAAGGACAGATCGATGATTGGATTGAAAGCTGGGAGCTGCCGCTTCAGCAGTTTTCAGCATTGGTGACGCCCTATTTACTCTATGGAGACAAAGTGACGACGAGGTGA
- a CDS encoding VOC family protein: MINKIGQIMLYVKEQDEALTFWTEMVGFTVVSEEQNEHMRWIEIAPTKDAQTSIVLHNKEVIAKLQPELNLNTPSMMFFSDNLDSLYQTLKDKNITVGDLVTMPSGRVFNFADNENNYFAVMERN, translated from the coding sequence ATGATCAATAAAATCGGTCAAATCATGCTATATGTGAAGGAACAGGATGAGGCTCTGACGTTTTGGACAGAGATGGTCGGCTTTACTGTCGTGTCTGAGGAACAAAATGAGCATATGCGTTGGATCGAAATCGCACCAACGAAAGACGCGCAAACGAGCATAGTGCTTCACAACAAAGAGGTCATTGCCAAATTGCAGCCTGAGCTCAACCTTAATACCCCGTCAATGATGTTTTTCTCCGATAACCTCGACAGCTTATATCAAACGCTTAAAGACAAAAATATTACCGTTGGAGACTTGGTCACAATGCCATCGGGTCGCGTCTTTAATTTTGCAGACAATGAAAACAATTATTTCGCCGTAATGGAACGAAATTAA
- a CDS encoding S-layer homology domain-containing protein, which translates to MKSFVAPFLSCTLVFSSLPGVVHANESTHWAYDAISAAKENNTSFRQTADHSYAPDSKVTYRAFLSMLIDVLELEVDEPHAGNSWNESYVTTAFQEGLIEHPLNNSINLDTVITREEVAVLLARGLNLPLADKATSFSDAENTTPLVQRWITSLSEEGILNGYADGRFSPKKAVTRAEVATILANIRSWKQQDDSLTVVMNKIEQAERTILQLLNKEVLDVHPPFSELEDDILQYYTFDRLAHWKHLYEENPGVFLEPPSTLPFSFAQRIPWSTSIENLNGDSKQHVSFKVIGTESGYAKPGIYTYSLVQGKIDGFTYEPYAQPFTDDEMKRLVLDDPLLGKVPEEVKLIEKQTNDAGRIIFHYGLYKNGKLVNQIWGDSSHGQFGQKEFFGL; encoded by the coding sequence ATGAAAAGCTTTGTTGCTCCATTTTTGTCGTGCACATTGGTGTTTTCATCCCTTCCAGGCGTCGTCCATGCGAATGAGAGTACACACTGGGCATACGACGCCATCTCAGCAGCCAAGGAGAACAACACCTCCTTTAGGCAGACCGCTGATCACAGCTATGCGCCAGATTCGAAAGTCACGTACAGAGCGTTTCTTTCCATGCTCATTGATGTGTTGGAGCTAGAGGTGGATGAGCCACATGCTGGAAACAGCTGGAATGAATCCTATGTCACCACTGCATTTCAAGAGGGATTGATCGAGCATCCATTAAACAACTCAATCAACCTAGATACGGTCATCACTCGTGAGGAAGTTGCCGTATTGCTTGCGCGTGGATTAAATCTGCCACTCGCTGACAAGGCTACGTCTTTCTCGGATGCAGAGAACACGACACCACTCGTACAGCGGTGGATAACTTCGCTAAGTGAGGAAGGAATTTTGAACGGGTACGCCGATGGTCGGTTCTCCCCAAAAAAAGCGGTCACGCGCGCCGAGGTGGCAACGATCTTGGCGAACATTAGAAGCTGGAAGCAGCAAGATGACTCCCTCACAGTGGTGATGAATAAAATTGAGCAGGCTGAGCGGACGATCCTTCAGTTACTAAACAAAGAAGTTTTAGACGTGCATCCGCCATTTTCAGAGTTAGAAGATGACATACTTCAATATTACACCTTCGATCGCCTAGCGCATTGGAAGCATTTATACGAAGAAAACCCAGGAGTGTTTTTGGAGCCTCCAAGCACATTGCCGTTTAGTTTTGCTCAGCGTATTCCGTGGTCAACAAGTATTGAGAATTTAAATGGGGATAGTAAACAGCATGTTTCCTTTAAAGTAATCGGCACAGAATCAGGGTATGCGAAGCCCGGCATATATACCTATTCACTGGTGCAAGGGAAAATTGATGGCTTCACCTATGAGCCTTACGCTCAACCGTTTACGGATGATGAGATGAAGCGTCTCGTGCTCGATGATCCGCTTCTCGGTAAAGTGCCTGAAGAAGTCAAACTGATTGAAAAGCAAACCAATGACGCTGGTCGTATCATTTTCCACTATGGCCTATACAAGAATGGCAAGCTCGTCAATCAAATTTGGGGCGATTCATCTCATGGCCAATTTGGACAAAAGGAATTTTTCGGGTTGTGA
- a CDS encoding S-layer homology domain-containing protein, whose amino-acid sequence MKKIATAITLTTIMMTVPYTANATTAIQENHWAADAIEHSHANNLLTDWTMEAYAPNREVTYGEFLSMLSSTFSLYTSDTPRQYFPDIPPNHPLAAIAEAAVLNKWMKATPSEPMGFDQPIQRSEAVVLLARSLDVTFQPDAASFTDMDDASPLHRGWLGGLAKMTILQGYSDGTFQLNQPLTRAEAASIIDRLLMWQNEEVEIRQLSQVIRAHERAVMTLLSQLDQKKPPEFEVIETELSSYYTADEIEFMRQHYKSLLQFPESGLSFTFAHPLPWSLKLTEDAEGGRVLTYKTADHAPPYSSGVRRYKLTFVEGKWKIAETSYAPLQEPFTADEVRKLVLDSPLLGRQPERISLFNTEINREGEKIYGFGIYNEDGLLDEVWVNSANGRIGEKEIFSLGVESQ is encoded by the coding sequence ATGAAGAAAATTGCAACCGCTATCACACTTACAACGATTATGATGACCGTACCTTACACGGCAAATGCGACTACCGCGATTCAAGAAAACCATTGGGCAGCTGACGCGATTGAACATTCTCATGCCAACAATTTATTAACAGACTGGACAATGGAAGCCTATGCACCTAATCGTGAAGTTACGTATGGGGAATTCCTCTCTATGCTTTCTTCAACGTTTTCTTTGTATACGAGCGACACACCAAGACAGTATTTTCCTGACATTCCCCCGAATCACCCTCTAGCGGCTATTGCTGAGGCTGCTGTTCTAAACAAATGGATGAAAGCGACCCCTTCAGAACCTATGGGATTCGATCAACCCATCCAACGAAGTGAAGCCGTCGTTTTGCTTGCACGTTCTTTAGATGTAACATTCCAGCCTGATGCTGCTTCTTTTACCGATATGGACGATGCATCACCTTTGCATAGAGGATGGCTTGGTGGACTAGCAAAGATGACTATACTGCAAGGGTATTCGGATGGCACATTCCAATTGAACCAACCGTTGACGCGTGCGGAGGCTGCTTCAATCATCGACCGCCTCTTAATGTGGCAAAACGAAGAGGTAGAAATCCGACAGCTGTCTCAAGTGATTCGAGCACATGAGCGTGCTGTTATGACCCTACTCTCACAGCTCGACCAAAAAAAACCGCCAGAATTTGAAGTGATTGAGACAGAACTCTCCTCCTACTACACTGCTGACGAAATCGAATTCATGCGACAGCACTATAAGTCCCTCCTCCAGTTCCCGGAAAGCGGGCTGTCGTTTACCTTTGCACACCCGCTTCCTTGGTCGTTAAAGCTTACAGAGGATGCAGAGGGGGGGCGAGTACTGACCTACAAGACGGCAGATCACGCCCCCCCCTACTCATCAGGTGTAAGAAGATACAAGCTTACTTTCGTGGAAGGAAAATGGAAAATTGCTGAGACGTCTTATGCGCCCCTTCAAGAACCATTTACTGCCGATGAGGTGCGCAAACTTGTGCTCGACTCTCCTCTTCTTGGACGACAGCCCGAACGGATCAGTCTCTTTAACACCGAGATCAACAGAGAAGGAGAGAAGATATACGGTTTTGGCATTTATAATGAAGACGGGCTTCTTGATGAAGTGTGGGTCAACTCTGCAAACGGGCGAATTGGGGAAAAGGAAATTTTTAGCTTGGGAGTTGAGAGTCAATAA
- a CDS encoding C39 family peptidase, translating to MRIQSWGAFALLFTVTFFIDLPAAHCEDKEMPAIVIRAGSTWVGQQGEIDKVDRMEHAPLIKHGVTYVSSRDMAHWYGKDLQWNAKQKQLELGKLTFSNPAQSNGLAYVSVEGRTYVPLRDTLSQLGQQLYVYDDLLAIGEPLSTSDVDIYKMNFLKKTPYRVRGEKQEQGFDTMNLAIRAASKESTVVRNAEGEPIFNSSTHNYVVMQGNKHVASLPTFSEAYAVANQYADASFIHESGKTLWTSGEETPAESRIIDVPLVLQNPELPRGCEVTSLAMLLQWRGTPADKLQLAREVQKVPFQTVGADGRSYRGHMNDGFVGDMYSLTTSGIGVYHKPIVDLAEQYAPNHVIDMTGAGWSAIEAQLAKDRPVWVIVSSTFGPLPASQWQTWQTTSGPVQISYRQHSVVVTGYDENTVYIKDPFGYTSQTNKHAFIAGWEQFGQQAVTLVK from the coding sequence TTGAGAATACAATCATGGGGAGCGTTTGCCCTGCTTTTTACCGTTACCTTTTTTATTGATTTGCCCGCTGCACATTGTGAAGACAAAGAAATGCCAGCGATTGTGATTCGCGCTGGAAGTACATGGGTAGGTCAGCAAGGCGAAATCGACAAGGTTGATCGTATGGAGCATGCCCCACTTATAAAACATGGTGTCACGTATGTGTCTTCACGTGATATGGCACATTGGTATGGCAAAGACTTGCAATGGAATGCGAAACAAAAACAATTGGAGCTTGGTAAATTAACCTTTTCCAATCCAGCACAGTCAAATGGGCTTGCTTATGTGTCTGTCGAGGGACGAACTTACGTGCCGTTACGCGACACATTATCGCAACTCGGACAACAACTGTATGTGTATGATGACCTGCTTGCCATTGGCGAACCTTTGTCGACAAGTGACGTAGATATTTATAAGATGAATTTCTTGAAGAAAACGCCTTATCGCGTTCGTGGTGAGAAGCAAGAACAAGGCTTTGACACAATGAATCTGGCCATACGAGCTGCCTCCAAAGAGAGCACAGTGGTCAGAAATGCAGAGGGGGAACCGATCTTTAATTCGTCTACACATAACTATGTCGTGATGCAAGGAAACAAGCATGTGGCTTCATTGCCTACATTTTCAGAAGCCTATGCCGTCGCAAATCAATATGCCGATGCAAGTTTCATTCACGAAAGTGGGAAAACGCTTTGGACTTCTGGTGAGGAAACGCCCGCAGAGTCTCGTATCATTGACGTCCCCCTAGTTCTGCAAAACCCTGAACTTCCACGCGGCTGTGAAGTGACCAGTCTCGCTATGCTTCTCCAATGGCGTGGCACACCAGCTGATAAGCTCCAACTGGCAAGAGAAGTTCAAAAAGTTCCCTTTCAAACCGTGGGTGCTGATGGGCGAAGTTACCGTGGCCATATGAATGATGGGTTTGTGGGCGATATGTATTCCTTAACCACCTCTGGGATCGGCGTATATCACAAACCGATTGTCGACCTAGCTGAACAGTACGCCCCTAATCATGTAATCGATATGACCGGAGCTGGATGGAGTGCGATTGAGGCGCAATTGGCCAAAGACCGCCCGGTTTGGGTCATTGTCTCCTCCACGTTCGGACCATTGCCAGCTTCCCAGTGGCAAACCTGGCAGACCACATCCGGACCCGTACAAATTTCATACCGCCAGCATTCGGTCGTCGTCACTGGGTATGATGAAAATACGGTCTATATTAAGGATCCCTTCGGCTACACAAGCCAAACGAACAAACACGCCTTTATCGCTGGGTGGGAGCAGTTTGGTCAGCAAGCTGTGACGTTGGTGAAATAA